The following proteins come from a genomic window of Pseudomonas sp. MAG733B:
- a CDS encoding MFS transporter, translating to MAFHPIADDDDSGGVVVARKYAWIVFALTFGLLISDYMSRQVLNAVFPLLKSEWALSDGQLGLLSGIVALMVGLLTFPLSLMADRFGRVKSLALMAMLWSLATLGCALAQDYQQMFIARFMVGVGEAAYGSVGIAVVISVFPKHMRATLASAFMAGGMFGSVLGMALGGAIAAKLGWRWSFAGMALFGLVLALLYPLIVKEARIAPQRAAKAVATVKRPLRTLWSSRSVVATYVASGLQLFVGGTVMVWIPSYLNRYYDMPTDKAGGMAAIIVLCSGAGMILCGMLSDRLCRHSPERKVSLAIGFCLGSCLLLSAAFALQAGPLQLALICLGMLIATGTTGPCGAMVANLTHYSVHGTAFATLTLANNMLGLAPGPFITGRVSDLIGLHAAFQLVPLVSLAAAAVFFYAKCHYHKDIARLQGQSVSEPVSEAGIEVKL from the coding sequence CCCAATCGCCGACGACGATGACTCCGGTGGAGTTGTTGTTGCGCGTAAATATGCCTGGATCGTCTTCGCCCTGACGTTCGGCCTGTTGATTTCCGATTACATGTCGCGCCAGGTGCTGAACGCAGTGTTCCCGCTGCTGAAAAGCGAGTGGGCACTGAGCGACGGCCAACTCGGATTGCTTAGCGGCATCGTCGCTTTGATGGTCGGGCTGCTGACGTTTCCCCTGTCGCTGATGGCCGACCGTTTTGGCCGGGTCAAGAGCCTGGCGCTGATGGCGATGCTCTGGAGTCTCGCGACCCTGGGTTGCGCGTTGGCCCAGGACTACCAGCAGATGTTCATCGCCCGCTTCATGGTCGGCGTCGGCGAGGCGGCCTACGGCAGCGTCGGCATCGCGGTGGTGATTTCGGTGTTCCCGAAACACATGCGCGCGACCCTGGCCAGTGCCTTCATGGCTGGCGGGATGTTCGGTTCGGTGCTGGGCATGGCGCTGGGCGGTGCGATTGCGGCCAAGCTGGGCTGGCGCTGGTCGTTCGCCGGCATGGCGTTGTTTGGGCTGGTGCTGGCGCTGCTTTATCCGCTGATCGTCAAGGAAGCGCGGATTGCGCCGCAGCGTGCGGCCAAGGCTGTGGCAACGGTCAAGCGCCCACTGCGCACCTTGTGGTCCAGTCGTTCGGTGGTGGCAACCTACGTCGCCAGCGGCTTGCAGTTGTTCGTCGGAGGCACGGTGATGGTGTGGATTCCCAGCTACCTCAACCGCTACTACGACATGCCCACGGACAAGGCCGGCGGCATGGCGGCGATCATCGTGTTGTGCAGCGGCGCGGGGATGATCCTGTGCGGCATGCTCAGCGATCGCCTGTGCCGTCACTCGCCGGAGCGCAAGGTCAGCCTGGCCATCGGCTTTTGCCTGGGCAGCTGTCTGCTCTTGTCGGCGGCGTTTGCCTTGCAGGCGGGGCCGTTGCAACTGGCGCTGATTTGCCTGGGCATGTTGATCGCCACCGGCACCACCGGCCCGTGCGGTGCGATGGTCGCCAACCTGACGCATTACTCGGTCCACGGCACGGCGTTCGCCACGCTGACCCTGGCCAACAACATGCTGGGGCTGGCGCCGGGGCCGTTCATCACTGGCCGAGTGTCCGACCTGATCGGTTTGCATGCCGCGTTTCAACTGGTGCCACTGGTCAGCCTCGCGGCGGCAGCGGTGTTCTTTTATGCCAAGTGTCATTACCACAAAGATATTGCCCGTCTTCAGGGTCAGAGCGTTTCTGAGCCTGTGAGCGAAGCCGGGATCGAGGTGAAGTTGTGA